The Xenopus tropicalis strain Nigerian chromosome 1, UCB_Xtro_10.0, whole genome shotgun sequence DNA segment aaatgttatattgtatatatatctgAGCTCCAAGTGTAGAAGCTGCAGCAGGACAGGAACAGGAAGCTGCATCTTGAACATTAAAGAGGGCATAAAGTGTCAAAAACAATGCTTTGCCTTTGTGTTAAGCATCTAATAAAAAGGACAAGAAGGTGCTGAATGTCAGTAGGTGCCAGTAACAGGTGCTGTGGTCTCATGGTTCagctttcttcttcttcttggtcCTTCTGCATACAGGGGAACTAGGGTGGGGACACTGTAATTACAAGTATGGAAACTCTTTGTATCCTGCATGTCAGTTAGAAGAGAAGACACATCTACTGCCCATTTCAGCTCAGACACAGAAGAAGCCATTTTTTCTCCTGTGCTGATCAAAGAATACTGTGAGAATACTGTGTTAAGCCAGCATTACATTAAAGTATATTATTGTATTGAACAGGGTGATACAATGTGTTCTATGACTGCTATGACAGGTGTACCTATAgtgaaagcagaccctgtgactgctggggccCAGGAGGTATAGGATGCCAATAAGGGCACTAACTGACAGGCAAATTCACTAACTAGTTACAAAAATTGTCTTATTTTAACAGTTTTGCAGGCCATACAGTTATTTTGTACTGGGGATCAATAGCTATTAATCATGACCCTGATGAAGAAATCCCCTGGGCCCAACACCTCAGTCATCTATAGTAAAATAGGTTCATGGAGGAAAAGAGGACGAGATCATTGTTTACCATCATTCATTATCATCATTCCTTTGCTCCATCTATGCTGTACATCGTGTGTGTTGCTTGTGACTTCAGAGGAACTGCTAAGGGCTGAGGGATTCTCTTGGCTGCTTAAAAACTTGCTGCAGTTGTTTAGAATGCTATTTTTCTTGTTTGCATTCTTTTTAGACTAATTTTCATATACATCTTTTATCATCATAAAGctagaaatatgttttatatgattaaaaaagaaaattaagttaaattgcaaaagtactcaAAGGCCAATTgccttttttggggggtgggggggggtggggttatgTCTCCTATCAGTTATATTATTCTTCCATGGTTTTTTAATGAATTCCTTTAAAAAACAGCTGGCAACTTTGTATAGAGTGTTGTTCCAGTTTGTGGCCGGCTTTAGAACATAGGCACTAAActgttaccaatagcaaccaattgtTGGGCTTCAATAAATTCAAAgtaaaagcaaagatctcataTAAAGAACTGCAGTGGAACCCTTTGGCATCAATAGTAGCAGCCCTTTTGCCAAAGATTCTAAGTATATTTAGGTTTCACAGTTAGGAGGGTTTTATTCATTGCCAGGAACTTTTCAATCCAATCAGCAAGTTTGCTGTTTATATATGACAGATGTAGACAATTTTTAATACTTCAGCagtagtgctttttttttttgtccagacaTATTGGGCTGAAATTGCCATAGTACCCTGAGACTTTGTAGCGATTCACTTTTCATGTCTACCTGAAATTCGCCTggaaaaaacataacttttaccaTTGGgatatatgttaaaaaaagggCCCTACAATTCCTTCTCAGCCATTGGGAGAATTCTTTTGAAGTTATTTTAGATTTAAAAGTATGCCTGGTGTATTTCTCAGTCATGCTCAGTGGCAGAACTGCCAGGGATGCAATTGCACTCCAGCCGACACCCAAGTCTTCTTGTTGTTTACCCTTTCCCCATTCTGCCCATATTGTTGTGCATTTGATAATTAAACTGCATCTGGTTTTGTTTTTGAACAGACACCATGCAGGACTCACTAAATGAAGAAATGAATCAATTAAAGTTACTGCCATTGTCAGGATCTCGCGTGGAACAGCTTCAGAATGCTGACTTCCCCTTGAAGGATTCTTTGAACGCATATGATGACTACCAAGATTATTTACCCATGACTGATGACTTTAGTAATTATGTTAGACAAGTGGAAGAAGCTACTCGAAAAGCTCAAGGTGCATCAGAAATCCAGGCTCGCTCAGAGTCAGACGGATACCCTTGGATCAAAGTCCCTAGACGAAGGAGGGAAATGAATATTGGCGTGGCAGGCATATGCTGTAAATGGGGCTGCACCAAAGCAGAAATCAGCACCTTATGCTAAGGTGAAAAGCAGAATAATATTTATGCACTTCTGTATCTTGTCTACAGTGTTCACAGACTCCATGCCATTAATATGGATTATCCAAATTAGTATTTTACATAGAGTGATGAAACAAAACACTGGGTTGGTCTTGTATTTTTATGAAGTCATCACAGAGCTTAGTTGTTAATATTTAGTTTTCATTGTCAATAAAAGTATTTCTTGATGCTCTAATTATGCTAATGGCATATTAttcaacaaaaaaatttttgtttaaaTTGCAGTGTGTGGGTTTACAAAAATGTATGACTTAGGTCAACAGTTAGTACAGCTAAGTAAACGATGTGTTGGTGTAAGTACGGGATTGGGCTCTGGGGACGACAGTAGTGCAATTGACAGTATTCATTTATAATACCAAACTGAGCTGTTGAAATTTGCCTGAGAATAGTTTACTATTACATTATGCTTCCAAAAATAAGGGAACAAAATGGCTTTGTGAAGTGTCAACCGTTTAGGTGAGATCACGGGCTCCAGTTACATCAGTTTCACTAAGGGAGGATTGCTGGGCGTTCTATGGTGCTGAGCGCTGACGACATTACTGTATAGCCTCAGAAAGCAGCCAGTTTGGCTGAATGGTTCTAGAAAGATATAAAGAAGTGTTAACATTAAaggtaatgtcccacggagagattagtcacctgctaTAGATATGTGTTAccgctggcaactaatctctccataaTGTCCTTTCACccgcaacaaagggaattgccagtggaaaggcctaagcATCACTTCGGATGTTGCctgtaggaggaaactttgtgcaacttcggaaaaaAACTCTTTATTgcaaggaaaggtattttggagagattagttgcccgcggtagcagaATATATAGCGGCTGACTAATCCCaccgtgggacattacccttaaagTAATATTACCTCTATTATTACCTCTATTTTTACATATGTATGATACAATGACAACAACCTGTTCGTCCCACTATACTCTGTATAgcaaaaacccaatataattattGAAATTGGCTTTTTGAACCACACCAGTTACATGACTGGCACTGGGAAGGCCCTTTCCCGTTCCTGCCCCATAATGCCTGCCATTACAGAATTTCTTAGAGAGATGGGAGTGGAAGCTGACATGGAACTTGACAGGCTGGCTGTGCACCTCACTCTGGATAAAGAATCCAGTGCAAGGTGCACAGCACAGCATTAGAgggtgcaggccagccctgtccttaccacctgccatagACAAAGATCCTTTATAATTTACACCACTACAACCCAGTGTTGTGAGAGCTATATAAACATCCTAAAACACCCAAAATGCTGTGAAATACTCCATGAAAGCAACCAGACACCAGGAAGATGGCTAAAGGTCAGCTACAATTTTTTGTTGGGACTTTGCAGGAACAGTGACACTGGCCTGTTGCTTGGGGGGACATTGAAATACTAATGCCCATTGATGGTCTATGGCTTGAGATGGAAACCAGTAAGAGCCATGGAAGTACAGCCAATAGCTATGACCTTTATTTTCATATTAGAAATTATGTTGCCTCAACTTATGACCTTAAAAgaaactatacccacaaacaatttaggtctctataTTGCATAAAGAAGCTCAtttgtgaaaccctgcttcatctaaataagccattttcataaaaatatacttttcttttaGTAGTacgtgccattgggtaattctaaaaactaagggccgccccatgggatcatacgattcatggagcacacaaacaagccaaggcacacatacattttaggtcacatcagccaattaatgggcatagttctgtcttttactctttttttcctgttacagttagagctgcattatttctggtcatgtgatctttaATAGGGCAATTAATATGTTTAACTATCTATGATAAAActatctgttgattaagtattaaatatgggggggggggcatatagttttcAGTTAATCAGACCTAGCAGCAAATCTTGGTTTCACATTTGGCAGATAAAGTTAGTACCTAACTGGTTTTAGGTATTGTATAACAAttaggaggatgctgggggacgGTTGTCCCAAGAAGCTGgcgttaaaaaataaaaaccagcaCACTGGAAACATTAGAATGGGCAAAACAGTTCAGCGATGTTGATTTGTTTCAATATATGTGATTACTAAAATGAGATACACAGAGACCTTGAGACAAGGTATGGTGCCAGCCAATGACCTCTGCCTTGCATATGAGAGATACAAGAATGATTTTCTAAAATAAGAAGTATGTTATTTGTGGATTTCTTCTTTATGTGTTTGGACACACTA contains these protein-coding regions:
- the rflb gene encoding uncharacterized protein LOC779943 precursor is translated as MAQLRGAAMCATLLLVAHLLGEMSAQRSPGAAGEYGVKLCGREFIRAVIFTCGGSRWKRLSVAKEESGERRRDVPTHWGRGADTMQDSLNEEMNQLKLLPLSGSRVEQLQNADFPLKDSLNAYDDYQDYLPMTDDFSNYVRQVEEATRKAQGASEIQARSESDGYPWIKVPRRRREMNIGVAGICCKWGCTKAEISTLC